A stretch of the Vigna radiata var. radiata cultivar VC1973A chromosome 7, Vradiata_ver6, whole genome shotgun sequence genome encodes the following:
- the LOC106766482 gene encoding glycerophosphodiester phosphodiesterase GDPDL7-like → FVDVAGNEPLVIARGGYSGLFPEGSPDAITLAQDISILFCNLQLSKDGGAFCITGSTLDNATTIEFFDPKESTYNIDGKDVKGHFSVDYNSEQISMNVSVVQAIFSRPSAYDGLDPILNLDSLLSTKNPPRFWLNVQNAAFYQEKGVKVEDIVLDLLNSYRIEFLSASDMGFLKSLSQKSNNTKVVFQLLNAKDVEPSTKKPYESVIKDIATIKSFASGIIVPKDYIWPIKADKYLGLPTTVVADAHKSGLEVYASGFANDFFASYSYNYDPTAEYLQFFDKGECVDGVITDFPSTASNAIFCFSNNNTLPKKGPTLVISNNGASGIYPGSSDLAYKQAIDDGADIIDCSVQMTRDGIAFCSNSSDLGPDTNAMTKFMSRSSKVPDIQPKSGIFSFDLSWSEIQKLKPHIVKNGDFQRNPANKSSGKLITLQEFLKLAKTKAVPGVLVNIQNAAYLASKKGLDIVDAVSSALKNATLDKQQVLVQSDDSSVLSKFKDNPSYKRVMFLSEKIGSVPKKTAEEIKKYADAVNVPKTSVIEVYASYLYRLTDVVKELKDANLTVFVRTLKNEYTSLAFDYWSDPNIEIATYIQTAMVDGVVTDFPGTSSRFVWSPCSDINNQFAILPARPGDLLKTIPAQDQPQAQAPLPPLQVANVVDPPLPPVSEASKPAETRPADDATPADDATPAADGPAASAATAELANCGLSAVAILVLATLLYRN, encoded by the exons TTTGTTGATGTTGCAGGCAATGAGCCTCTTGTAATAGCCCGTGGTGGTTATTCGGGACTCTTTCCTGAAGGCTCTCCAGACGCCATTACATTAGCACAAGACATCAGCATTCTATTTTGCAATCTTCAGTTGTCAAAAGATGGCGGGGCCTTTTGCATCACGGGATCTACACTTGACAATGCAACCACTATAGAGTTCTTCGATCCTAAGGAAAGTACCTACAATATTGATGGGAAGGACGTGAAAGGACACTTTTCAGTGGATTACAATTCCGAACAGATTAGCATGAATGTATCAG TGGTTCAGGCCATATTTTCACGACCCAGTGCTTACGATGGTCTTGATCCTATTCTCAACCTTGATAGTCTGCTGAGCACCAAAAACCCTCCCAGGTTTTGGTTGAATGTTCAG AATGCAGCATTCTACCAAGAAAAGGGAGTAAAGGTGGAAGATATTGTTCTGGATTTATTGAATTCCTATCGAATAGAATTTCTTTCAGCTTCAGATATGGGCTTCTTGAAGAGTCTCAGTCAGAAATCTAACAATACCAAGGTCGTCTTTCAACTTCTTAACGCTAAGGATGTCGAACCTTCAACCAAGAAGCCGTATGAAAGTGTTATAAAGGATATTGCTACAATCAAGTCATTTGCATCAGGCATAATAGTCCCAAAAGATTACATCTGGCCCATTAAAGCAGACAAATATCTGGGACTTCCCACCACAGTTGTGGCTGATGCCCATAAATCTGGACTAGAAGTCTATGCTTCTGGTTTTGCTAATGATTTTTTTGCTAGCTATTCTTATAACTATGACCCTACCGCTGAGTACCTTCAATTTTTCGACAAGGGAGAATGTGTTGATGGTGTTATCACCGATTTCCCATCAACAGCATCAAATGCAATAT TTTGCTTTTCAAACAACAATACCTTGCCCAAAAAAG gaCCAACTTTGGTCATAAGCAACAATGGTGCAAGCGGAATTTATCCAGGCAGCAGTGATCTTGCATATAAGCAAGCAATAGATGACGGTGCAGACATTATAGATTGTTCAGTTCAAATGACAAGAGATGGCATCGCCTTCTGCTCAAATAGCTCAGACCTAGGCCCAGATACCAACGCAATGACTAAATTTATGTCTCGATCTTCCAAAGTCCCAGATATTCAACCAAAATCTGGAATATTCTCCTTTGACCTTTCCTGGAGTGAGATTCAGAAATTAAAAC CTCATATTGTTAAAAACGGCGATTTCCAAAGAAACCCTGCAAACAAAAGCAGCGGTAAATTGATCACCCTCCAAGAGTTTCTGAAGTTAGCCAAGACAAAGGCAGTTCCTGGCGTTTTGGTAAACATTCAG AATGCGGCGTACCTTGCATCAAAAAAGGGTCTTGACATTGTGGATGCTGTTAGCAGTGCCTTGAAAAACGCCACCTTGGACAAGCAACAAGTCCTGGTTCAATCAGATGACAGCTCGGTCCTGTCTAAGTTTAAAGATAACCCGTCTTACAAAAGGGTAATGTTTTTGAGTGAAAAGATTGGTAGTGTACCCAAAAAAACAGCGGAAGAGATAAAAAAGTATGCGGATGCAGTGAATGTTCCAAAAACCTCTGTTATCGAAGTATATGCCTCTTACTTGTATCGATTGACCGATGTTGTTAAGGAGTTGAAAGATGCAAACCTCACAGTATTCGTCCGTACTCTTAAAAATGAATACACATCACTGGCATTCGACTATTGGTCAGACCCAAATATCGAGATTGCTACTTACATCCAGACTGCTATGGTTGATGGAGTAGTCACCGACTTTCCAGGCACTTCGAGTAGATTCGTCT GGAGTCCCTGTAGCGATATTAACAATCAATTTGCTATCTTACCGGCCAGACCTGGTGATCTACTGAAAACCATCCCAGCCCAGGACCAGCCACAAGCGCAGGCACCACTTCCTCCTCTTCAGGTTGCAAACGTTGTTGATCCACCTCTTCCTCCAGTCAGCGAGGCTTCTAAACCGGCTGAAACTCGGCCTGCTGATGATGCTACACCTGCTGATGATGCTACACCTGCTGCCGACGGTCCTGCAGCTTCAGCCGCCACGGCAGAGCTTGCTAACTGTGGCCTCTCAGCGGTAGCCATTTTGGTGCTTGCTACGCTTTTGTATAGAAATTAA
- the LOC106767150 gene encoding temperature-induced lipocalin-1 translates to MMSMSSSMMSMNYIHCTRVQSKFIHGHNSITLARSKSNVEATLTLKPCTPKLKQPSLVVFCSDSVVLVKRNPIASLTLLWMATKVMEVVKGLDLKRYMGRWYEIACFPSRFQPSDGVNTRATYTFGDDGTVRVLNETWSGGKRSFIEGTAHKADPDSDEAKLKVRFWVPPFLPVIPVTGDYWVLFIDPDYQYALIGQPSRNYLWILSRKNEMDDEIYKELVKRAKDEGYDVSKLHKTPHSNPPPEGEGPEDTKGVWWFKSLLGK, encoded by the exons ATGATGTCAATGAGTAGCAGTATGATGTCAATGAATTACATTCACTGTACACGTGTACAATCAAAATTCATCCACGGTCACAACTCTATCACACTTGCAAGATCAAAATCGAACGTTGAAGCGACGCTAACCTTGAAACCTTGTACACCAAAACTGAAACAACCGTCTTTGGTGGTTTTTTGTTCTGACTCTGTTGTTCTTGTGAAGCGTAACCCAATAGCATCATTGACATTGCTGTGGATGGCGACGAAAGTGATGGAGGTAGTGAAAGGTCTGGACTTGAAGCGGTACATGGGGCGGTGGTACGAGATTGCGTGTTTTCCGTCGAGGTTTCAGCCCAGTGACGGCGTCAACACAAGAGCCACCTACACTTTCGGCGATGACGGCACTGTGAGAGTTCTGAATGAGACATGGAGCGGTGGCAAAAGAAGCTTCATCGAGGGCACTGCTCATAAGGCAGATCCCGATAGTGATGAGGCCAAATTGAAGGTCAGGTTTTGGGTTCCTCCTTTCTTACCCGTCATTCCTGTTACTGGGGATTACTGGGTTTTGTTCATCGATCCTGATTATCAGTATGCTCTCATTGGCCAACCTAGCAGGAATTATCTTTGG ATATTGTCGAGgaagaatgaaatggatgatgAAATTTACAAGGAGCTTGTTAAGAGAGCGAAGGATGAGGGCTATGATGTGAGCAAACTCCACAAAACTCCACACAGCAATCCTCCACCTGAGGGAGAAGGTCCTGAGGATACCAAAGGCGTTTGGTGGTTCAAGTCCCTTCTGGGGAAATAG
- the LOC106766481 gene encoding two-component response regulator ARR12 isoform X3: protein MVEEDHFPVGLRVLAVDDDRTYLTVLENLLRKCQYNVTATTQSVKALEMLRKNRNEFDLVISDVNMPEMDGFKLLQQVGLETDLPVIMLSGYGDRERVMKGVIYGACDFLTKPVRIQELQNIWQHVVRRKIDSKDKNKTASEEKDCSIACKFANEEEPCTVAGECSQALAPKTNADQNIKVDHKRKERCEVEEMEEDDKENDEPSNQKKSRLVWDTELHNKFLAAINQLEIDKAFPKKILDLMNIDGLSRENVASHLQKFRLGLKKPNPYHRMGSVDCFRTSSESGAMLSTTLPSYAYAPGGRFSVLNSPSCLNTRGMNSSAIVQASQSRNINSSSIKTHGNMHSSMFSANQTSSLLQGIPTSMEANHFKPNNSAAGIRSRNSPVGFSSSVPLEDDVLGEMLHQEGLLGNILLASCYTKNNQGGCSKDTSQTFNSINPVISPNGGTSPLGHSYEQNSTVDNNRIDASLVGQMNGVNPSITMCSEGENFYSMKSNDAYVLQSMKSGEGLMQNSLESLDDILNGIDEQDLNAIMLMNEEL, encoded by the exons ATGGTGGAAGAAGACCATTTTCCTGTGGGTTTGCGTGTACTTGCGGTTGATGACGACAGAACTTATCTCACAGTGTTGGAGAATCTGCTTCGCAAATGCCAGTATAATG TTACTGCAACTACTCAATCAGTGAAGGCGCTAGAAATGCTGAGGAAAAACAGAAACGAGTTTGACCTTGTTATCAGTGATGTGAATATGCCAGAAATGGATGGGTTTAAGCTGCTTCAGCAAGTGGGACTTGAGACGGACCTACCCGTTATCA TGTTGTCAGGGTACGGTGATAGAGAACGGGTGATGAAAGGTGTTATATATGGTGCTTGTGACTTTTTAACCAAACCAGTTCGAATTCAAGAGTTACAGAACATATGGCAACATGTAGTGCGGAGGAAGATTGACAGCAAGGATAAGAATAAGACTGCAAGTGAGGAAAAAGACTGCAGTATAGCATGTAAGTTTGCAAATGAGGAGGAACCGTGCACTGTTGCTGGGGAATGTAGTCAAGCCTTGGCACCAAAAACTAATGCTGACCAGAATATAAAAGTGGATCATAAAAGGAAAGAACGCTGTGAGGTtgaggaaatggaagaagatgaCAAAGAGAACGATGAACCCTCCAATCAGAAGAAATCTCGTTTAGTTTGGGATACTGAGTTGCACAACAAATTTCTCGCTGCCATTAATCAGCTGGAAATTGACA AAGCCTTCCCCAAGAAAATACTTGACTTGATGAATATTGATGGACTTTCAAGAGAAAACGTAGCAAGCCATCTCCAG AAATTCAGACTCGGTCTCAAAAAGCCCAATCCTTACCACCGTATGGGTTCAGTTGATTGCTTTCGCACTTCATCTGAATCAGGAGCTATGTTGAGCACCACATTACCTTCATATGCATATGCACCTGGTGGAAGGTTTAGTGTGTTAAACTCTCCATCCTGCTTGAACACTCGAGGAATGAACTCATCTGCAATTGTTCAGGCTTCTCAGTCTCGAAACATTAACAGCAGCTCCATAAAAACACATGGAAACATGCACTCGTCTATGTTTTCTGCAAATCAAACCTCAAGCTTATTGCAGGGCATTCCAACATCAATGGAGGCTAACCATTTTAAGCCCAACAACTCAGCAGCTGGTATTAGGAG TAGGAACAGTCCAGTTGGTTTTTCTTCCAGTGTTCCTTTGGAGGATGATGTCCTAGGTGAGATGCTGCACCAAGAAGGCTTACTTGGGAATATCTTACTAGCTTCGTGTTACACCAAGAATAACCAAGGAGGTTGCAGCAAAGACACAAGTCAAACCTTCAATTCCATAAATCCTGTCATTTCTCCTAATGGAGGCACCAGTCCCTTGGGACATAGCTATGAACAAAATAGTACAGTTGACAATAACAGAATTGATGCATCTTTGGTTGGCCAAATGAATGGGGTAAATCCATCAATCACAATGTGTAGTGAAGGTGAGAATTTCTATTCAATGAAGTCAAATGATGCGTATGTTTTGCAGAGCATGAAGTCCGGTGAAGGACTCATGCAGAATAGTTTGGAGTCCCTGGATGACATATTGAATGGAATAGACGAACAG GATCTAAATGCGATTATGTTGATGAATGAAGAGCTATAG
- the LOC106766481 gene encoding two-component response regulator ARR12 isoform X1, whose product MVEEDHFPVGLRVLAVDDDRTYLTVLENLLRKCQYNVTATTQSVKALEMLRKNRNEFDLVISDVNMPEMDGFKLLQQVGLETDLPVIMLSGYGDRERVMKGVIYGACDFLTKPVRIQELQNIWQHVVRRKIDSKDKNKTASEEKDCSIACKFANEEEPCTVAGECSQALAPKTNADQNIKVDHKRKERCEVEEMEEDDKENDEPSNQKKSRLVWDTELHNKFLAAINQLEIDKAFPKKILDLMNIDGLSRENVASHLQKFRLGLKKPNPYHRMGSVDCFRTSSESGAMLSTTLPSYAYAPGGRFSVLNSPSCLNTRGMNSSAIVQASQSRNINSSSIKTHGNMHSSMFSANQTSSLLQGIPTSMEANHFKPNNSAAGIRRFNPLDHSAALKDFSSFSENIATVRNAANISLPGLSNNHLLFQGISQLKHHSEAFRNHSSFGAAAVKTQSFYPNSCGYSKMGDDYNNKRWQEAAPISTCPSNTSAVSNVFNNDQLLQHNFKLSSSNFCSRNSPVGFSSSVPLEDDVLGEMLHQEGLLGNILLASCYTKNNQGGCSKDTSQTFNSINPVISPNGGTSPLGHSYEQNSTVDNNRIDASLVGQMNGVNPSITMCSEGENFYSMKSNDAYVLQSMKSGEGLMQNSLESLDDILNGIDEQDLNAIMLMNEEL is encoded by the exons ATGGTGGAAGAAGACCATTTTCCTGTGGGTTTGCGTGTACTTGCGGTTGATGACGACAGAACTTATCTCACAGTGTTGGAGAATCTGCTTCGCAAATGCCAGTATAATG TTACTGCAACTACTCAATCAGTGAAGGCGCTAGAAATGCTGAGGAAAAACAGAAACGAGTTTGACCTTGTTATCAGTGATGTGAATATGCCAGAAATGGATGGGTTTAAGCTGCTTCAGCAAGTGGGACTTGAGACGGACCTACCCGTTATCA TGTTGTCAGGGTACGGTGATAGAGAACGGGTGATGAAAGGTGTTATATATGGTGCTTGTGACTTTTTAACCAAACCAGTTCGAATTCAAGAGTTACAGAACATATGGCAACATGTAGTGCGGAGGAAGATTGACAGCAAGGATAAGAATAAGACTGCAAGTGAGGAAAAAGACTGCAGTATAGCATGTAAGTTTGCAAATGAGGAGGAACCGTGCACTGTTGCTGGGGAATGTAGTCAAGCCTTGGCACCAAAAACTAATGCTGACCAGAATATAAAAGTGGATCATAAAAGGAAAGAACGCTGTGAGGTtgaggaaatggaagaagatgaCAAAGAGAACGATGAACCCTCCAATCAGAAGAAATCTCGTTTAGTTTGGGATACTGAGTTGCACAACAAATTTCTCGCTGCCATTAATCAGCTGGAAATTGACA AAGCCTTCCCCAAGAAAATACTTGACTTGATGAATATTGATGGACTTTCAAGAGAAAACGTAGCAAGCCATCTCCAG AAATTCAGACTCGGTCTCAAAAAGCCCAATCCTTACCACCGTATGGGTTCAGTTGATTGCTTTCGCACTTCATCTGAATCAGGAGCTATGTTGAGCACCACATTACCTTCATATGCATATGCACCTGGTGGAAGGTTTAGTGTGTTAAACTCTCCATCCTGCTTGAACACTCGAGGAATGAACTCATCTGCAATTGTTCAGGCTTCTCAGTCTCGAAACATTAACAGCAGCTCCATAAAAACACATGGAAACATGCACTCGTCTATGTTTTCTGCAAATCAAACCTCAAGCTTATTGCAGGGCATTCCAACATCAATGGAGGCTAACCATTTTAAGCCCAACAACTCAGCAGCTGGTATTAGGAGGTTTAATCCACTTGATCATTCAGCTGCACTTAAAGATTTCTCTAGTTTCTCGGAAAATATAGCCACTGTTAGAAATGCAGCTAATATATCTCTTCCTGGTCTCTCCAATAATCATTTACTTTTTCAAGGAATTTCCCAACTTAAACATCATTCTGAAGCATTCAGAAATCATTCATCTTTTGGAGCTGCTGCTGTGAAAACACAATCTTTTTATCCAAACTCCTGTGGTTATTCTAAAATGGGGgatgattataataataaaaggtgGCAGGAAGCTGCTCCGATATCTACCTGTCCTTCAAATACTTCTGCTGTCAGTAACGTTTTCAATAATGATCAACTACTTCAGCATAACTTTAAGTTGTCCTCATCCAATTTTTGCAGTAGGAACAGTCCAGTTGGTTTTTCTTCCAGTGTTCCTTTGGAGGATGATGTCCTAGGTGAGATGCTGCACCAAGAAGGCTTACTTGGGAATATCTTACTAGCTTCGTGTTACACCAAGAATAACCAAGGAGGTTGCAGCAAAGACACAAGTCAAACCTTCAATTCCATAAATCCTGTCATTTCTCCTAATGGAGGCACCAGTCCCTTGGGACATAGCTATGAACAAAATAGTACAGTTGACAATAACAGAATTGATGCATCTTTGGTTGGCCAAATGAATGGGGTAAATCCATCAATCACAATGTGTAGTGAAGGTGAGAATTTCTATTCAATGAAGTCAAATGATGCGTATGTTTTGCAGAGCATGAAGTCCGGTGAAGGACTCATGCAGAATAGTTTGGAGTCCCTGGATGACATATTGAATGGAATAGACGAACAG GATCTAAATGCGATTATGTTGATGAATGAAGAGCTATAG
- the LOC106766481 gene encoding two-component response regulator ARR12 isoform X2: MVEEDHFPVGLRVLAVDDDRTYLTVLENLLRKCQYNVTATTQSVKALEMLRKNRNEFDLVISDVNMPEMDGFKLLQQVGLETDLPVIMLSGYGDRERVMKGVIYGACDFLTKPVRIQELQNIWQHVVRRKIDSKDKNKTASEEKDCSIACKFANEEEPCTVAGECSQALAPKTNADQNIKVDHKRKERCEVEEMEEDDKENDEPSNQKKSRLVWDTELHNKFLAAINQLEIDKAFPKKILDLMNIDGLSRENVASHLQKFRLGLKKPNPYHRMGSVDCFRTSSESGAMLSTTLPSYAYAPGGRFSVLNSPSCLNTRGMNSSAIVQASQSRNINSSSIKTHGNMHSSMFSANQTSSLLQGIPTSMEANHFKPNNSAAGIRRFNPLDHSAALKDFSSFSENIATVRNAANISLPGLSNNHLLFQGISQLKHHSEAFRNHSSFGAAAVKTQSFYPNSCGYSKMGDDYNNKRWQEAAPISTCPSNTSAVSNVFNNDQLLQHNFKLSSSNFCSRNSPVGFSSSVPLEDDVLGEMLHQEGLLGNILLASCYTKNNQGGCSKDTSQTFNSINPVISPNGGTSPLGHSYEQNSTVDNNRIDASLVGQMNGSMKSGEGLMQNSLESLDDILNGIDEQDLNAIMLMNEEL; encoded by the exons ATGGTGGAAGAAGACCATTTTCCTGTGGGTTTGCGTGTACTTGCGGTTGATGACGACAGAACTTATCTCACAGTGTTGGAGAATCTGCTTCGCAAATGCCAGTATAATG TTACTGCAACTACTCAATCAGTGAAGGCGCTAGAAATGCTGAGGAAAAACAGAAACGAGTTTGACCTTGTTATCAGTGATGTGAATATGCCAGAAATGGATGGGTTTAAGCTGCTTCAGCAAGTGGGACTTGAGACGGACCTACCCGTTATCA TGTTGTCAGGGTACGGTGATAGAGAACGGGTGATGAAAGGTGTTATATATGGTGCTTGTGACTTTTTAACCAAACCAGTTCGAATTCAAGAGTTACAGAACATATGGCAACATGTAGTGCGGAGGAAGATTGACAGCAAGGATAAGAATAAGACTGCAAGTGAGGAAAAAGACTGCAGTATAGCATGTAAGTTTGCAAATGAGGAGGAACCGTGCACTGTTGCTGGGGAATGTAGTCAAGCCTTGGCACCAAAAACTAATGCTGACCAGAATATAAAAGTGGATCATAAAAGGAAAGAACGCTGTGAGGTtgaggaaatggaagaagatgaCAAAGAGAACGATGAACCCTCCAATCAGAAGAAATCTCGTTTAGTTTGGGATACTGAGTTGCACAACAAATTTCTCGCTGCCATTAATCAGCTGGAAATTGACA AAGCCTTCCCCAAGAAAATACTTGACTTGATGAATATTGATGGACTTTCAAGAGAAAACGTAGCAAGCCATCTCCAG AAATTCAGACTCGGTCTCAAAAAGCCCAATCCTTACCACCGTATGGGTTCAGTTGATTGCTTTCGCACTTCATCTGAATCAGGAGCTATGTTGAGCACCACATTACCTTCATATGCATATGCACCTGGTGGAAGGTTTAGTGTGTTAAACTCTCCATCCTGCTTGAACACTCGAGGAATGAACTCATCTGCAATTGTTCAGGCTTCTCAGTCTCGAAACATTAACAGCAGCTCCATAAAAACACATGGAAACATGCACTCGTCTATGTTTTCTGCAAATCAAACCTCAAGCTTATTGCAGGGCATTCCAACATCAATGGAGGCTAACCATTTTAAGCCCAACAACTCAGCAGCTGGTATTAGGAGGTTTAATCCACTTGATCATTCAGCTGCACTTAAAGATTTCTCTAGTTTCTCGGAAAATATAGCCACTGTTAGAAATGCAGCTAATATATCTCTTCCTGGTCTCTCCAATAATCATTTACTTTTTCAAGGAATTTCCCAACTTAAACATCATTCTGAAGCATTCAGAAATCATTCATCTTTTGGAGCTGCTGCTGTGAAAACACAATCTTTTTATCCAAACTCCTGTGGTTATTCTAAAATGGGGgatgattataataataaaaggtgGCAGGAAGCTGCTCCGATATCTACCTGTCCTTCAAATACTTCTGCTGTCAGTAACGTTTTCAATAATGATCAACTACTTCAGCATAACTTTAAGTTGTCCTCATCCAATTTTTGCAGTAGGAACAGTCCAGTTGGTTTTTCTTCCAGTGTTCCTTTGGAGGATGATGTCCTAGGTGAGATGCTGCACCAAGAAGGCTTACTTGGGAATATCTTACTAGCTTCGTGTTACACCAAGAATAACCAAGGAGGTTGCAGCAAAGACACAAGTCAAACCTTCAATTCCATAAATCCTGTCATTTCTCCTAATGGAGGCACCAGTCCCTTGGGACATAGCTATGAACAAAATAGTACAGTTGACAATAACAGAATTGATGCATCTTTGGTTGGCCAAATGAATGGG AGCATGAAGTCCGGTGAAGGACTCATGCAGAATAGTTTGGAGTCCCTGGATGACATATTGAATGGAATAGACGAACAG GATCTAAATGCGATTATGTTGATGAATGAAGAGCTATAG